Proteins found in one Aspergillus chevalieri M1 DNA, chromosome 2, nearly complete sequence genomic segment:
- a CDS encoding uncharacterized protein (COG:G;~EggNog:ENOG410PHS3;~InterPro:IPR036412,IPR006357,IPR023214), with the protein MVGHMAQQYVENHENADRVSLVSDRPATVSDNFAFAFDIDGVLLRGGQAIPEAIDALRYINGDNPYSIKVL; encoded by the coding sequence ATGGTGGGACACATGGCGCAACAATACGTCGAGAACCACGAGAATGCAGATCGCGTCTCGCTCGTCTCAGATAGACCTGCTACGGTCTCTGATAACTTCGCTTTCGCTTTCGATATCGACGGAGTGCTTCTGAGAGGAGGCCAGGCCATCCCGGAGGCCATTGATGCATTGAGATACATTAACGGGGACAACCCGTATTCGATCAAGGtgttgtga
- a CDS encoding uncharacterized protein (COG:G;~EggNog:ENOG410PHS3;~InterPro:IPR036412,IPR006353,IPR023214;~PFAM:PF13242) yields the protein MREMADKYHTVLVVGGEGEKCRVVAEGYGFKDVITPGDIIKTKDDTTPFRRLTDDEYKNSRFRDLKNTRIEAVFVFADSRDWAGDQQIILDCLMSVNGHLGTRSETGNEGPPVFFSHTDVVWATSHEHCRLGMGALRASLEAVYKAITGRELSTIAFGKPQLGTYHFAMRLLQQWRKDTHDINKPPRTVYFVGDTPESDVRGTNEFNDVSEAEWVSLLVKTGVFQDGATPKYQPGHTCENVLEAVKYAVEREQARSKGEIDDVDSGIDSESACLRN from the coding sequence ATGCGTGAGATGGCCGATAAATACCACACCGTGCTGGTCGTCGGTGGCGAGGGAGAAAAGTGTCGAGTGGTTGCAGAGGGATACGGGTTCAAGGACGTGATCACCCCCGGGGATATCATCAAGACTAAAGACGACACTACACCATTCCGCCGGTTAACCGATGACGAGTACAAAAACTCACGGTTTCGAGACTTGAAAAACACCAGGATCGAGGCTGTCTTTGTTTTCGCTGATAGCCGGGATTGGGCTGGTGACCAACAGATTATTCTTGACTGTCTGATGAGTGTAAATGGCCACTTAGGCACTCGCTCGGAAACCGGCAACGAGGGCCCCCCTGTGTTCTTCTCCCACACCGACGTCGTCTGGGCTACCTCGCACGAACACTGCCGTCTCGGGATGGGTGCCCTCCGGGCATCTCTCGAGGCTGTTTACAAGGCCATCACGGGACGGGAATTGTCGACCATTGCGTTTGGAAAACCGCAACTAGGCACGTACCACTTCGCCATGCGTCTGCTGCAACAGTGGCGAAAGGATACCCACGACATTAACAAGCCCCCGCGCACCGTTTACTTCGTCGGGGATACACCCGAGTCGGATGTGCGTGGTACCAACGAATTCAACGACGTCAGCGAGGCCGAGTGGGTATCGCTTCTTGTGAAGACGGGTGTCTTCCAGGATGGTGCTACGCCGAAATATCAGCCCGGGCATACTTGTGAGAATGTTCTCGAGGCGGTTAAGTATGCCGTGGAGCGGGAGCAGGCTAGGAGTAAGGGTGAGATTGATGATGTGGATTCCGGTATTGACTCGGAGTCGGCTTGTCTTCGCAACTAA
- a CDS encoding lipase ROG1 family protein (COG:L;~EggNog:ENOG410PI0C;~InterPro:IPR007751,IPR029058;~PFAM:PF05057;~TransMembrane:1 (o268-289i)), with translation MASTNASSADHLCVLVHGLWGNPMHLDYVAASLRERYGDRLHILAAERNAGNFTYDGIELGGERLAHEVEDTLEALAGQGHTIKKLSVVGYSLGGLVARYALGLLHARGWLDKLEPVNFTTFVTPHVGVRTPLKGIQNHIWNVLGARTVSMSGRQLFMIDSFRETGKPLLSILADPESIFIKALARFKHRSVYANIVNDRSAVFYTTGISKFDPFPDVETTNFNYAKGYEPVVVDSNVYTLPLEVKEPNPLDSHAWRKMMRIIANLPFWFFLLFFVPVGSFIFLLNAVVQTVRSRQRIRLHEQGKTGVFFGSYRVPLLVQDVQNAVEDVFENVNSSQDPEYLSPTNERDIELPKDERALPPSSSQAPEIVYNGLRYPVLALTSAQFAIIDSLNAVGFRRYPVYIHKHRHSHAAIIVRMPKKGFEEGRVVIKHWLDNEFVV, from the exons ATGGCCTCAACGAATGCGTCTTCCGCCGACCATCTTTGCGTGCTCGTCCACGG GCTATGGGGGAATCCAATGCATCTCGACTACGTGGCTGCATCGCTGAGGGAAAGATACGGTGATCGTTTGCATATTCTTGCTGCTGAGCGGAATGCCGGAAACTTTACCTACGACGGTATCGAGCTGGGTGGTGAGCGATTAGCGCACGAGGTCGAGGATACATTGGAGGCGCTGGCAGGACAAGGACATACGATCAAGAAGCTGAGTGTCGTGGGTTATTCGCTGGGAGGTTTGGTGGCCCGATATGCGTTAGGACTGCTCCATGCACGCGGATGGCTGGATAAGCTGGAACCTGTCAATTTCACGACGTTCGTGACGCCGCACGTCGGCGTGCGCACTCCGTTGAAGGGCATACAGAACCATATCTGGAATGTGCTGGGGGCGCGCACTGTCTCTATGTCTGGAAGACAGCTGTTTATGATCGATTCGTTCCGGGAGACGGGTAAGCCCTTGCTCAGCATTCTGGCTGACCCTGAGAGTATCTTCATCAAAGCGCTCGCGAGATTCAAGCATCGCTCTGTCTACGCAAATATCGTCAATGACCGGTCTGCTGTATTCTACACGACGGGAATCTCCAAGTTCGACCCGTTCCCTGACGTGGAGACTACCAATTTCAACTACGCCAAAGGCTATGAGCCGGTCGTCGTTGATTCAAACGTATACACCCTTCCTCTGGAGGTCAAAGAACCGAACCCTCTTGATTCCCACGCATGGCGCAAAATGATGAGAATCATCGCCAACCTCCCATTCTggtttttccttctcttctttgtccCCGTAGGCTCGTTCATTTTCCTCCTGAACGCCGTCGTACAAACTGTCCGCAGCCGCCAACGCATCCGTCTCCATGAGCAAGGGAAAACAGGAGTCTTCTTCGGAAGCTACCGTGTTCCACTACTAGTTCAGGACGTCCAGAATGCCGTCGAAGATGTCTTCGAGAACGTCAATTCTAGCCAAGACCCTGAATATCTCTCCCCAACTAACGAACGGGACATTGAGCTCCCCAAAGACGAGCGCGCACtcccaccatcatcatcccaaGCACCAGAAATTGTATACAATGGACTAAGATACCCCGTCCTGGCCCTCACATCCGCCCAATTCGCCATCATCGACTCGCTCAATGCCGTCGGATTCCGTAGATACCCCGTCTACATCCACAAGCACCGGCACAGCCACGCAGCGATCATTGTACGAATGCCAAAGAAAGGATTTGAAGAGGGTAGGGTTGTCATCAAGCATTGGCTCGACAATGAGTTTGTGGTCTGA
- a CDS encoding saccharopine dehydrogenase family protein (COG:S;~EggNog:ENOG410PHFU;~InterPro:IPR036291,IPR005097;~PFAM:PF03435;~TransMembrane:1 (o282-304i);~go_function: GO:0016491 - oxidoreductase activity [Evidence IEA];~go_process: GO:0055114 - oxidation-reduction process [Evidence IEA]): protein MSTEREYDVILLGATGYTGKLTAQYIFKSLPLDLKWAIAGRNKQKLQEVAESLGPLHLSRQAVDTLVVSLNEKELDSLAKRTRLVISTVGPFQLYGSDTFAACARNSTHYLDCTGEAPWLKDMIEQYDIIAKTNGSIMIPCCGFDCVPSDLLTWVAASYNRRHFGAQTGRVDLCIHSVQGGISGGTLASVLQAFELHSLRHLYHVHAPFSLSPKRPTPKVSPKRTSLWTKLFGLLWIKQLGWMAYQPQAAVDRTIVHRSWGLLEPTTASYGHDFDWHTWFKIWGPVLAILWHFSGLLLAPWILLRPVRKLLPKLWYEPGSGAGEGTITNNWFEYRGVAETNTSVQPKSRALVRMRYDSDPYIFTAVALGEAARIVLWQQDTWAHKFGGGVLTPATLGDHYVSQLRAAGVVIEARNAVP, encoded by the exons ATGTCTACTGAACGCGAATACGACGTGATTTTGCTAGGCGCGACTGGCTACACCGGTAAGCTGACGGCGCAGTATATCTTCAAATCGCTACCGCTTGACCTGAAGTGGGCAATCGCGGGCAGAAACAAACAGAAGCTCCAGGAGGTTGCCGAGTCACTGGGACCACTCCATCTATCAAGACAAGCAGTTG ATACCCTCGTTGTGAGCCTGAACGAAAAGGAGCTTGACTCTTTGGCAAAGAGGACACGACTAGTCATATCGACCGTGGGCCCGTTCCAACTTTATGGCTCGGATACATTTGCTGCGTGTGCAAGAAATAGCACGCACTATCTCGACTG TACTGGAGAAGCTCCCTGGTTAAAAGACATGATAGAGCAGTACGATATAATCGCCAAGACAAACGGCAGCATT ATGATCCCATGCTGTGGCTTTGACTGTGTGCCGTCCGACCTTTTGACCTGGgttgccgccagctacaaCCGCCGTCATTTCGGCGCACAGACGGGGCGTGTAGATCTTTGCATTCACAGCGTCCAGGGCGGAATAAGTGGGGGAACGCTGGCCTCGGTTCTCCAAGCATTTGAGCTACACAGCCTTCGTCATCTCTACCATGTCCACGCCCCGTTTTCTCTATCCCCAAAGCGGCCCACCCCGAAAGTGTCCCCAAAACGAACCAGTCTCTGGACCAAGCTCTTCGGACTGCTCTGGATCAAACAGCTTGGTTGGATGGCCTACCAGCCACAGGCAGCAGTCGACCGGACAATAGTCCATCGGTCCTGGGGTTTGCTAGAGCCTACGACCGCTTCATATGGCCATGACTTTGATTGGCACACTTGGTTCAAAATCTGGGGACCTGTCCTTGCCATATTGTGGCATTTTTCCGGACTGCTGCTAGCACCGTGGATCCTCCTACGTCCGGTTAGAAAGCTTCTTCCGAAGCTCTGGTACGAACCGGGAAGTGGTGCAGGGGAAGGCACAATCACGAACAACTGGTTTGAGTATCGGGGTGTCGCCGAGACAAACACCTCGGTCCAGCCGAAGTCCAGGGCATTAGTGCGGATGCGCTATGACAGTGACCCGTACATATTTACCGCCGTCGCCCTGGGAGAGGCAGCGCGGATTGTTCTTTGGCAGCAGGATACATGGGCACACAAGTTTGGTGGTGGGGTGCTGACGCCAGCCACCCTAGGGGATCACTATGTGTCTCAATTGCGAGCTGCTGGGGTCGTCATTGAAGCTCGAAACGCGGTGCCATGA
- a CDS encoding uncharacterized protein (COG:Q;~EggNog:ENOG410PM4N;~InterPro:IPR036291,IPR002347;~PFAM:PF08659,PF00106;~TransMembrane:1 (o20-37i);~go_process: GO:0055114 - oxidation-reduction process [Evidence IEA]) produces the protein MVSLQAVRTHNTSLKDLGSGLVAVFVGGTSGIGLYTAREFVRRTLSPTIYLVGRNETRAGDIIAGLKLLNEGAQIYFIKADASLLMEVDSACDVIQRQVSHVNVLFLSCGIFTLNRREETTEGLDRRFSLHYYTRMRFIHNLIPQLTCAGRNEHGLSRVVSVLGAGHETKLHLDDLDLRERYGVEACDVHATTMTSLMVKEFALRYPSTTFIHTYPGIVKSGIAREAGPVVSRVIRAAMFLGRLWMVSKQESGERHLFAATSRQFSPGTKAAVGGITGGAYLLNWDVSEAGNRGLLDDYYTHGVSDQVWMHTQETFRKALGNKGRLRQ, from the exons ATGGTTTCACTCCAGGCTGTGCGCACTCACAATACATCGTTAAAAGACCTGGGTTCTGGGCTTGTAGCTGTATTCG TGGGTGGTACGAGTGGGATCGGTCTCTACACTGCGCGTGAATTCGTTCGCCGCACTTTATCTCCCACCATCTACCTTGTTGGTCGCAACGAGACTCGAGCGGGTGACATTATTGCTGGCTTGAAGTTACTGAACGAGGGGGCCCAGATTTACTTTATCAAGGCCGATGCATCACTCTTGATGGAGGTGGATTCTGCATGTGATGTGATACAACGCCAGGTTAGCCATGTCAACGTGCTGTTTCTGAGCTGCGGCATCTTTACACTAAATCGGAGAGAGG AAACCACCGAAGGCCTCGACAGAAGGTTCAGTCTCCATTACTACACCCGCATGCGCTTCATCCACAACTTAATCCCTCAATTGACCTGCGCCGGCCGTAATGAACATGGGCTCTCCCGGGTCGTATCCGTGCTAGGCGCAGGCCACGAAACAAAGCTTCACTTGGATGATCTCGACCTGCGGGAACGTTACGGTGTCGAAGCTTGCGATGTCCATGCCACGACGATGACCTCGTTGATGGTAAAAGAGTTTGCATTGCGATATCCGTCCACAACCTTTATTCATACGTATCCCGGGATTGTGAAGTCGGGGATTGCTCGGGAAGCCGGTCCTGTCGTGAGCCGCGTGATTAGGGCCGCAATGTTTCTCGGTAGGCTGTGGATGGTATCGAAACAAGAGAGCGGAGAACGGCACCTATTCGCAGCAACTAGCAGACAGTTTTCTCCGGGTACAAAGGCTGCGGTAGGAGGAATCACAGGTGGTGCTTATTTACTGAATTGGGACGTGTCTGAGGCGGGCAATCGAGGACTTCTCGATGACTACTATACACATGGAGTCAGTGATCAAGTATGGATGCACACGCAGGAAACGTTCAGGAAAGCTCTAGGTAACAAGGGACGGCTACGCCAATAA
- a CDS encoding uncharacterized protein (COG:C;~EggNog:ENOG410PN40;~InterPro:IPR001155,IPR013785;~PFAM:PF00724;~go_function: GO:0003824 - catalytic activity [Evidence IEA];~go_function: GO:0010181 - FMN binding [Evidence IEA];~go_function: GO:0016491 - oxidoreductase activity [Evidence IEA];~go_process: GO:0055114 - oxidation-reduction process [Evidence IEA]), translating into MAEGLADKGHLPGTRISRVYGEWAKGGWGALLTDERQSLELWKKYADTCQQHGTPAIAQICHPGRQSPRGAGERGLFGKAIAPSEVPLHIGNGLAPTIVRNIVFGMPKAMSHADIDHVIAQFVNCARVLAQCGFGGIEIHAAHGYLLSQFLSSRSNIRQDDYGGDAERRARIVLEIIHQIRKAVPAAFCVGIKLNSADHNASSFEDTMTQIQLFSDAGVDFLEISGGTYEDPTMMGRGLRGGTSNTKSQNPESGEAFFLDFATQARKRFPNLILLLTGGFRTRKGIEAALKDGVCDLVGIGRPAVLRPDFPRFIMDDIYSDQEARVVFPKVPIPFLARLLQIRMLGGGAETQYFRGQIHRIAAGLVAYAP; encoded by the exons ATGGCCGAAGGGCTGGCAGACAAGGGGCATTTACCAGGCACGCGGATTTCTCGAGTTTACGGTGAATGGGCCAAGGGCGGATGGGGTGCCCTTCTCACGG ATGAACGCCAGTCATTGGAACTTTGGAAAAAATATGCAGATACCTGCCAACAACATGGTACGCCCGCGATCGCTCAGATATGCCACCCTGGCCGCCAGTCCCCGAGAGGTGCAGGGGAACGGGGTCTTTTCGGTAAAGCCATTGCGCCGAGTGAAGTGCCCCTTCATATCGGAAATGGGTTGGCTCCGACTATCGTCAGGAATATCGTTTTCGGGATGCCAAAAGCCATGTCCCATGCCGATATTGATCATGTCATCGCCCAGTTTGTAAATTGTGCCCGTGTTTTGGCGCAGTGCGGCTTTGGCGGTATTGAAATACACGCGGCGCACGGTTATCTTCTGT CGCAATTCCTCTCTTCACGA AGCAACATTCGTCAAGACGACTATGGTGGTGACGCTGAACGGCGAGCCCGTATTGTTCTCGAAATCATCCACCAGATTCGAAAGGCAGTTCCTGCGGCCTTCTGCGTCGGGATCAAGCTGAACTCTGCCGATCATAACGCATCGAGCTTTGAAGACACCATGACTCAAATTCAGCTCTTTTCTGATGCTGGTGTGGACTTTCTTGAAATCTCTGGCGGAACTTATGAAGACCCAACG ATGATGGGCCGTGGGCTGCGAGGTGGAACTAGCAATACCAAGAGTCAAAATCCAGAATCTGGGGaggccttcttcttggattTTGCGACACAAGCAAGGAAGCGGTTCCCGAACCTGATTCTTCTACTCACCGGAGGATTTCGAACCCGCAAGGGAATCGAGGCCGCGTTGAAGGATGGCGTTTGCGACCTTGTCGGCATCGGCCGCCCAGCAGTTCTCCGCCCCGACTTCCCGCGATTCATAATGGATGACATATACTCCGATCAAGAAGCTAGGGTGGTGTTTCCCAAAGTTCCCATCCCATTCTTGGCGAGGCTGCTCCAAATCAGGATGTTGGGTGGAGGCGCAGAAACA CAATACTTCCGTGGTCAAATTCACCGCATAGCCGCTGGACTTGTCGCATATGCGCCGTAG